In Persicimonas caeni, a single window of DNA contains:
- a CDS encoding IPT/TIG domain-containing protein, which translates to MLRASLRRIPVLFAVLLVLASACSDDTEQGDAGVIDAGADATTPDTTSPDTDAGPDLDATDGPDDVRQPRDTDDEWNWDVGGDTAEQPFFLEKVVPPSGPVDGGNRVRLVGTGFEPGTRVFFGSREMSVDVASQQMLGRVPSASGPGPVTIKAISPGGETQTLVDGYEYVQGLSIDSVSPSLLPTDGGVEVEIRGSGFGPQAAVSFSGEPALRVTFVDAELLRVVAPPRRRGYADVRVTTPAESKVAERAVEYFAPLEISRVAPASGPVAGGQTVTVEGEGFSSSTRFFFGGEPAEIQSIDPQASTATLLTPAGSAGLVDVSAENSRDSTIFEDGYLYRADDAATLAALSPGFGPASGGTEVLLRGNGFDGAGVEFVFGTNVATVVDRGATWARVQTPAGAVGTVDVVMRDANGEIDRLASAFEYRQALWVDAVAPQQGPADGGTSVTLTGTGFAGTDRVEFGGIAAPFTVVSDSEIEATTPAHGAGSVDVVVERDGVEARLRDGFLYTEQLEIWGFTPIRGSIAGNTYVEVRGRGLYGALRVFFDSEEAPVVQRIDRNNLLLYTPPHQVGEAQVSVEAGSQQADAPYPYEYFNPASRFGGASGGAVDGAVNVSVYSRGGGPIPGAFVMLSTRGDTQYQGVTDANGQVTLSGPDVLGPQTVTATAKDFSSATIETVDAENVTLFLTYIKPDPSQGGGGGNQGPPSGIIRGEVSTEGKLSDPENQNTYDMAIVGTTQEAIYSYPTDPGPGAVVLGSGQYEIRSRIGDLAVVALCGVYNDATDTFDPQFMGVERYMFVSDGGEYEADILCNIPLDNTATVKLINPVYSPTGPDTNLVRSYWDFGFEGIFESPLVGRGLSDILQVPRQPEPTGILSDLSFTFVGGSFTGTYSPSTQTQLRDITDLSQTIVLPPLLDVPEPVSPAIGGTVENNTITFQAAGPYYPDFYSVTLVNSDGMPFWQFVIPGTDNTIRLPDFPDFSFLPPEVRPNPMETDRIYMTVIGIRAAQGFAYEGFSYQDLSFDAWRAYSLTRWSFLPPAP; encoded by the coding sequence ATGCTACGCGCATCTTTGCGACGCATCCCTGTCCTTTTTGCCGTGTTGCTCGTGCTGGCGAGCGCCTGCTCGGATGACACTGAACAGGGCGACGCCGGCGTGATCGACGCCGGCGCCGACGCCACCACGCCCGATACGACCTCTCCCGACACCGACGCTGGACCCGACCTCGACGCGACCGATGGGCCGGACGATGTGCGCCAGCCGCGCGATACCGACGACGAGTGGAATTGGGATGTCGGCGGAGACACCGCCGAGCAGCCCTTCTTCCTCGAGAAGGTGGTGCCGCCCAGCGGGCCGGTCGACGGTGGCAACCGCGTGCGCCTCGTGGGCACCGGCTTCGAGCCGGGCACGCGCGTCTTCTTCGGAAGTCGGGAGATGAGCGTCGACGTGGCGTCGCAGCAGATGCTCGGCCGCGTGCCGTCCGCCTCCGGACCCGGCCCCGTGACCATCAAGGCGATTTCGCCCGGGGGAGAGACGCAGACGCTGGTCGACGGCTACGAGTACGTCCAAGGATTGAGCATCGACAGCGTCAGCCCATCGCTGCTGCCGACCGATGGAGGCGTCGAGGTCGAGATCCGCGGCAGCGGCTTCGGCCCGCAGGCCGCGGTGAGCTTCTCGGGTGAGCCGGCGCTTCGGGTCACATTTGTCGACGCCGAGTTGCTGCGGGTGGTCGCGCCGCCCAGACGGCGCGGGTACGCCGACGTGCGGGTGACGACACCTGCCGAGTCGAAGGTCGCCGAGCGCGCCGTCGAGTATTTTGCGCCGCTCGAAATCTCGCGTGTCGCTCCGGCCAGCGGCCCCGTCGCCGGGGGCCAGACGGTGACCGTCGAGGGCGAGGGCTTCTCGTCGTCGACCCGGTTCTTCTTTGGCGGCGAGCCTGCCGAGATCCAGAGTATCGACCCCCAGGCGTCCACCGCGACGCTGCTCACCCCGGCTGGAAGCGCGGGGCTGGTCGACGTCAGCGCCGAGAACTCGCGAGACAGCACCATCTTCGAAGACGGGTATCTGTATCGCGCCGACGACGCGGCGACCTTGGCCGCGCTGAGTCCCGGCTTCGGGCCCGCCTCGGGGGGCACCGAGGTTTTGCTTCGCGGCAACGGCTTTGACGGCGCCGGGGTCGAGTTCGTCTTTGGCACCAACGTGGCCACCGTGGTCGACCGCGGCGCCACCTGGGCGCGGGTGCAGACGCCGGCCGGCGCCGTGGGCACCGTCGATGTGGTGATGCGCGACGCCAACGGTGAAATCGACCGCTTGGCGTCGGCCTTCGAATACCGACAGGCGCTGTGGGTCGACGCGGTCGCGCCGCAACAGGGCCCGGCCGATGGCGGCACGTCAGTCACCCTCACCGGGACCGGGTTTGCCGGTACCGATCGCGTCGAGTTCGGCGGGATCGCCGCGCCGTTTACCGTCGTCTCCGACTCTGAAATCGAGGCGACCACGCCCGCTCATGGCGCCGGCTCGGTCGACGTGGTCGTCGAGCGAGACGGCGTGGAGGCGCGCCTGCGTGATGGCTTTCTCTACACCGAGCAACTCGAGATCTGGGGCTTTACCCCCATCCGCGGCTCCATCGCCGGCAACACCTACGTGGAAGTGCGTGGGCGCGGGCTCTACGGCGCTCTGCGCGTCTTCTTCGACAGCGAGGAGGCGCCGGTCGTCCAGCGCATCGACCGCAATAACCTGTTGCTCTACACCCCACCACACCAGGTCGGCGAGGCACAGGTCAGCGTCGAGGCAGGCTCGCAGCAGGCCGACGCTCCGTATCCCTACGAGTACTTCAACCCGGCCAGTCGCTTTGGCGGCGCGTCCGGCGGTGCGGTCGACGGTGCGGTCAACGTGTCGGTCTACTCGCGCGGCGGCGGGCCGATCCCGGGCGCCTTTGTGATGCTGTCGACCCGCGGAGACACCCAGTATCAGGGGGTGACCGACGCCAACGGGCAGGTCACCCTGTCGGGGCCCGACGTGCTCGGCCCACAGACGGTGACCGCGACCGCCAAGGACTTCTCCTCGGCGACCATCGAGACGGTCGACGCCGAAAACGTCACCCTCTTTTTGACCTACATCAAACCCGACCCGAGTCAGGGCGGTGGCGGCGGCAACCAGGGCCCTCCCTCCGGCATCATCCGTGGAGAGGTGTCGACCGAGGGCAAGCTGTCCGACCCGGAAAACCAAAATACCTACGACATGGCCATTGTCGGCACCACCCAGGAGGCGATCTACAGCTATCCGACCGACCCGGGGCCGGGGGCCGTGGTGCTCGGCTCGGGGCAGTACGAGATCCGCTCGCGTATCGGAGACCTGGCGGTGGTCGCGCTGTGTGGGGTGTACAACGACGCCACCGACACGTTCGACCCCCAGTTCATGGGCGTCGAGCGCTATATGTTCGTCAGCGACGGAGGGGAGTACGAGGCCGATATTCTGTGCAATATCCCGCTCGACAACACCGCCACCGTCAAGCTGATCAACCCGGTCTATTCGCCCACCGGCCCCGACACCAACCTGGTGCGCTCGTACTGGGACTTTGGCTTCGAGGGCATCTTCGAGTCCCCGTTGGTCGGCCGCGGCTTGTCGGATATTTTGCAGGTGCCGCGCCAACCCGAGCCGACGGGAATTCTGAGCGACCTGAGCTTCACTTTTGTGGGCGGAAGCTTCACCGGCACGTACTCACCGTCGACTCAAACCCAATTGCGCGACATCACCGATCTGAGCCAGACGATCGTGTTGCCGCCGCTTCTCGATGTGCCCGAGCCGGTCTCTCCGGCCATCGGTGGCACCGTGGAGAACAACACGATCACCTTCCAGGCCGCCGGACCCTACTACCCCGATTTTTACTCGGTGACGCTGGTCAACTCCGACGGCATGCCGTTTTGGCAGTTCGTCATCCCGGGCACCGACAACACGATTCGACTGCCCGATTTCCCCGACTTCTCGTTCCTGCCGCCCGAGGTGCGCCCCAACCCGATGGAGACGGACCGTATCTACATGACCGTCATCGGGATTCGAGCCGCGCAGGGGTTTGCCTACGAGGGCTTCTCGTACCAGGACCTGTCGTTCGACGCCTGGCGAGCCTACTCGTTGACGCGATGGAGCTTTTTGCCCCCCGCTCCCTAG
- a CDS encoding response regulator, with amino-acid sequence MTTTRTQRVFVVDDHATMRQSLQMLLEILSSVEFCGEAEMGGEALTQIPQASPDMVIVDLSLPDMSGLEVVRRLGDEHPAIKALVVSGHSEKRHVQDARDAGARGFVPKGQADQLREAIETVLAGQTFFPR; translated from the coding sequence ATGACTACCACTCGAACTCAACGTGTGTTCGTGGTCGATGACCACGCGACGATGCGTCAAAGCCTGCAGATGCTCTTGGAGATTCTATCTTCGGTCGAGTTTTGTGGGGAGGCGGAGATGGGTGGCGAAGCGCTCACGCAGATTCCGCAAGCGAGCCCGGACATGGTCATCGTCGACCTGTCGCTTCCCGACATGAGCGGCTTGGAGGTGGTGCGTCGTCTCGGCGACGAGCACCCGGCGATCAAGGCCTTGGTTGTGTCGGGGCATTCTGAAAAGCGCCATGTGCAGGATGCACGCGACGCCGGCGCGCGCGGATTTGTGCCCAAAGGCCAAGCCGACCAACTGCGCGAGGCCATCGAAACGGTCTTGGCCGGCCAGACGTTTTTTCCGCGTTAG
- a CDS encoding PilZ domain-containing protein: protein MSDQEKPAEPRDDRVTLPASRTPDALESYSPQILLRQKADDDRRGSERRAYYVGVHIATDAEATFGLSGNISAGGIFVVAEDPPPLGSRVELDFLLENTDTSLVVEGEVRWVRGQWDRQEGHPPGFGVEFDALNPIQREVLDEMLDKLDISSEEDEA from the coding sequence ATGAGTGATCAGGAAAAGCCTGCAGAGCCCCGTGATGACCGTGTCACCCTGCCCGCCTCGCGTACGCCAGATGCTCTGGAGAGTTACTCGCCCCAAATCCTGCTGCGTCAAAAGGCCGACGACGACCGGCGAGGCTCCGAGCGCCGCGCCTACTACGTGGGGGTACATATCGCCACTGACGCCGAGGCCACGTTCGGGCTATCGGGCAATATCAGCGCCGGCGGGATTTTCGTGGTCGCCGAAGACCCACCGCCGTTAGGTTCTCGCGTCGAGCTCGACTTTCTGCTCGAGAACACCGACACCAGCCTGGTCGTCGAGGGCGAGGTTCGTTGGGTGCGCGGGCAATGGGACCGCCAAGAGGGTCACCCGCCGGGGTTCGGCGTCGAGTTCGACGCGCTCAACCCGATTCAGCGCGAGGTTCTCGACGAGATGCTCGACAAGCTCGATATTTCCAGCGAAGAGGACGAGGCATGA
- a CDS encoding protein kinase domain-containing protein: MENSPAVNMLGQYKLIRKLGEGGAGQVYLARHSILEQNYAVKVLRREFHDNEQFTERFFREARLAARLVHPNIVKVVTADRYEDAYYLVMDFIEGISLEEMVAHGALEAHRAVRYIIHVLDGLDYAHTQGMLHRDIKAENILVDGRDEPKIVDFGLVTDVEQRSRLTAPNAVVGTPYYMAPEQWRGETLDARADIFSAGVLLYYTLTGRFPYPGTSPVSVLHRLTSGTHEPLNSVSISGATPLTAPTLELELEKIVSKALQRERALRYDSAHQFARELNEWLDAADLSEPASSLAESTRPAPGTRDNSPLESADQLASAGKLDSANQLSRPATGHYHIAAEDKPMTNESPNLAVSPVEIAPNTYWVGKRPDDEIFYANPYLRHFPGSDGNDDFNLIIDPGSSKDFSVVQAKVSQTIGSIKNVSSIFINHQDPDVGSSVGLLLGRYTPKAYVLCTEDTWRLVHYYNIPRKRFVAMEKYPRGLKVPTGHKLVPVPSPFCHFVGAMMLYDPQNRVLFSGDLFGGLTDRDAKGLYADESDWTGMRAFHQIYMPTNQALRHAIANIRALDPPVEIIAPQHGRVIRGKYVQEFMDRLEQLPVGLDVINDRFASEDELQAWTTVLNRVLEVAKVGLGDQAEVLLADDPNLSGIITFTGQGIEVTSLGKTSVERAVRLLCDHLPHEMANSLKYEAIYASQELDLPTPVIELDEDGPGDKDEEPNKSADATFSIASAE; encoded by the coding sequence ATGGAGAATTCACCAGCAGTCAACATGCTGGGGCAGTACAAACTGATTCGGAAGTTAGGAGAAGGAGGCGCAGGCCAAGTCTATTTGGCCCGGCATTCCATTCTCGAGCAAAACTACGCCGTGAAGGTCTTGCGGCGTGAGTTTCATGACAACGAGCAGTTTACCGAACGGTTTTTTCGGGAGGCGCGCCTCGCGGCACGTCTTGTCCACCCCAATATCGTCAAGGTCGTCACCGCCGACCGCTACGAGGATGCGTACTATCTAGTCATGGACTTCATCGAGGGCATCTCCCTCGAAGAGATGGTCGCGCATGGAGCGCTCGAGGCCCATCGGGCCGTGCGCTACATCATCCACGTGCTCGACGGGCTCGACTATGCGCACACGCAGGGCATGTTGCACCGGGACATCAAGGCCGAGAATATCTTGGTCGATGGTCGCGACGAGCCCAAGATCGTCGACTTCGGTCTGGTGACCGACGTCGAGCAACGCAGCCGGCTGACCGCGCCCAACGCAGTGGTCGGCACGCCGTACTACATGGCGCCCGAGCAGTGGCGAGGAGAAACACTCGACGCGCGCGCCGATATCTTCTCGGCGGGGGTGCTCCTGTACTACACGCTGACTGGCCGCTTTCCGTACCCGGGAACCTCCCCGGTGTCGGTGCTCCATCGTCTGACCAGCGGGACGCACGAGCCGCTCAACTCGGTGAGCATTTCGGGGGCCACCCCCCTGACGGCGCCGACGCTGGAGCTCGAGCTCGAAAAGATCGTCAGCAAAGCGCTGCAGCGTGAGCGCGCGTTGCGCTACGACTCCGCCCATCAGTTCGCCCGCGAGCTCAACGAATGGCTCGACGCCGCCGATTTGTCGGAGCCGGCCTCCTCGTTGGCCGAGTCGACGCGCCCGGCGCCCGGTACCCGAGACAACTCCCCACTCGAGAGCGCTGATCAGCTCGCCAGTGCCGGCAAGCTCGACAGCGCCAACCAGCTCTCACGGCCGGCCACCGGCCACTATCATATCGCAGCAGAGGACAAACCGATGACCAACGAATCGCCCAACCTTGCCGTCTCGCCCGTCGAAATTGCCCCGAACACCTACTGGGTGGGCAAACGCCCCGATGACGAGATCTTCTACGCCAACCCCTACCTTCGTCACTTCCCCGGCTCCGATGGCAATGACGACTTCAACTTGATCATCGATCCGGGCTCGAGCAAAGACTTCAGCGTGGTGCAGGCCAAGGTCAGCCAGACCATCGGCAGCATCAAGAACGTGTCGTCGATCTTCATCAACCACCAGGACCCCGACGTCGGCTCGTCGGTGGGTCTGTTACTGGGACGCTACACGCCCAAGGCCTACGTGCTGTGCACCGAGGACACCTGGCGGCTGGTGCACTATTACAACATTCCGCGCAAGCGCTTTGTGGCTATGGAGAAGTATCCGCGCGGGCTCAAGGTGCCCACCGGCCACAAGCTGGTGCCCGTGCCCAGCCCGTTTTGCCACTTCGTGGGCGCCATGATGCTGTACGATCCGCAAAACCGCGTGCTCTTCAGCGGCGACCTGTTTGGCGGACTGACCGACCGTGACGCCAAAGGACTGTACGCCGACGAGAGCGACTGGACCGGCATGCGCGCGTTCCACCAGATCTACATGCCGACCAACCAGGCGCTGCGCCACGCCATCGCTAATATCCGCGCGCTCGACCCGCCGGTCGAAATCATCGCCCCGCAGCACGGCCGCGTCATCCGCGGCAAGTACGTCCAGGAGTTCATGGACCGGCTCGAGCAGCTTCCGGTGGGGCTCGACGTGATCAACGATCGCTTCGCCTCCGAAGACGAGCTGCAGGCGTGGACCACCGTGCTCAATCGCGTGCTGGAGGTCGCCAAGGTCGGCCTGGGTGATCAGGCCGAGGTGCTCTTGGCGGACGATCCGAACCTGAGCGGCATCATCACCTTTACGGGTCAAGGCATCGAGGTGACCTCGCTGGGCAAGACCTCGGTGGAGCGCGCGGTGCGCCTGCTGTGCGACCACTTGCCCCACGAGATGGCCAACTCGCTCAAGTACGAAGCGATCTATGCCTCCCAGGAGCTCGACCTGCCCACGCCGGTCATCGAGCTCGACGAGGATGGTCCCGGCGACAAGGACGAAGAGCCGAACAAGAGCGCCGATGCGACCTTCAGCATCGCTTCAGCGGAGTGA
- a CDS encoding ThiF family adenylyltransferase: protein MTIFMHEQLERGAAAMAAIADYPVAVCGAGALGANIAESLVRMGYGQLTVIDRDRIEERNLSTQPYGRRDVGAYKARVLANELYRAVGVEVDFKAVELVADNLDRFLADQWLVLDCFDNGASRGALTRWAAAREVPCLHAGMADGYGEVVWNERYRVPSTGRDDVCDYPLTRTLAMMISAMTCEVATEFVVTGRKRSLGLTLRDFAVRPVEASLR, encoded by the coding sequence ATGACGATATTTATGCACGAACAACTCGAGCGCGGTGCAGCGGCGATGGCCGCCATCGCCGACTACCCGGTCGCCGTATGCGGCGCAGGTGCGCTCGGCGCCAATATTGCCGAGAGCTTGGTGCGCATGGGCTATGGCCAGCTCACCGTGATCGACCGCGACCGCATCGAAGAGCGCAACCTCTCGACGCAGCCCTACGGGCGCCGCGATGTCGGCGCCTACAAGGCGCGCGTGCTTGCCAATGAGTTGTACCGGGCGGTGGGGGTCGAGGTCGACTTCAAGGCCGTGGAGTTGGTGGCCGACAACCTCGATCGGTTTTTGGCCGATCAGTGGTTGGTCCTCGACTGCTTCGACAACGGCGCCTCACGCGGCGCACTCACCCGGTGGGCGGCTGCGCGTGAGGTGCCCTGTCTGCACGCGGGCATGGCCGACGGCTACGGCGAAGTCGTGTGGAACGAGCGCTACCGCGTGCCGTCGACGGGGCGCGACGACGTGTGTGACTACCCGTTGACGCGCACCCTGGCGATGATGATCTCGGCGATGACCTGCGAAGTCGCCACCGAGTTTGTGGTCACCGGGCGCAAGCGAAGCCTGGGGCTGACGCTCCGAGACTTCGCCGTGCGCCCGGTCGAGGCGTCACTCCGCTGA
- a CDS encoding vWA domain-containing protein has translation MNIEERNTRLELLNSLLTTPHRQLDAVGAVHLEMLERDPIFYGHLAVWYQQNGRVRDHKEVFVANLLASPLTEHREAGFVLLQKLPPYQVSRVVDFMKRHIGKTPRSTRTAVTRYLRGREANPRAFDGAVLRARKHLKHLYATLHIRPSARADRVLFDDEPPEGSRPWVVKQLAKTDDAGAQARLIAEHRLPYPVAVGALDEVSAPVLAALVHVMSPQEVINNLKSLEARGALEHAPLEELILGKLEEAESDRRVSAYKAKVAAEATAAGAKTRERLDRVTERQVAAQGSIKRPTGLLVDKSSSMSDALEVGKRLAALISGITDSELYVYAFDTAPYRVQARGTTLAAWEEAFRNLNAGGATSVGAPVEAMRLRKQAVDQFVIVTDEGENTSPYLAQAYRNYCETLRRTPDVVIVRVGMASNRCTSSLQGERVRVDTWDFAGDYYALPNLVPLLSRPSRLELMLEILDTPLPERN, from the coding sequence ATGAACATCGAAGAACGAAACACCCGGCTGGAGCTCTTGAACAGCCTGCTGACCACCCCGCACCGACAACTCGACGCGGTGGGCGCGGTCCACCTCGAGATGCTCGAGCGCGACCCGATTTTCTACGGTCACCTGGCGGTTTGGTACCAGCAAAACGGCCGGGTGCGCGATCACAAAGAGGTCTTCGTGGCCAACCTTCTGGCGAGCCCGCTGACCGAGCACCGCGAGGCGGGGTTCGTGCTCTTGCAGAAGCTTCCGCCCTATCAGGTCTCGCGGGTGGTCGACTTCATGAAGCGTCATATCGGCAAGACGCCGCGTTCGACGCGCACCGCGGTCACCCGCTATCTGCGTGGTCGCGAGGCAAACCCGCGCGCGTTCGACGGCGCCGTGCTCCGAGCGCGCAAGCACTTGAAGCACCTGTACGCGACGCTGCACATCCGGCCGAGCGCGCGGGCAGACCGCGTGCTCTTCGACGACGAGCCGCCCGAGGGGAGCCGGCCCTGGGTCGTCAAGCAGCTTGCCAAGACCGACGACGCCGGCGCGCAGGCGCGACTCATCGCCGAGCACCGCCTGCCCTACCCGGTCGCCGTGGGTGCGCTCGACGAGGTCAGCGCCCCGGTGTTGGCTGCTCTGGTGCACGTGATGAGCCCTCAGGAGGTGATCAACAACCTGAAGTCGCTCGAGGCGCGCGGCGCGCTGGAACACGCGCCGTTGGAGGAGCTTATCCTCGGCAAGCTCGAGGAGGCGGAGTCCGACCGGCGTGTGTCGGCCTATAAGGCCAAGGTGGCCGCCGAGGCCACCGCTGCGGGCGCCAAGACGCGCGAGCGTCTCGACCGCGTGACCGAGCGACAGGTCGCCGCTCAGGGCAGCATCAAGCGGCCGACCGGGCTCCTGGTCGACAAGTCGTCGTCGATGTCGGATGCCCTGGAGGTGGGAAAGCGGCTCGCCGCGCTCATCTCGGGCATCACCGACAGCGAGTTGTACGTGTACGCCTTCGACACTGCCCCCTACCGGGTCCAGGCGAGGGGAACGACCCTCGCCGCGTGGGAGGAGGCGTTTCGGAACCTGAACGCCGGCGGCGCGACTAGTGTCGGAGCGCCCGTAGAGGCGATGCGCCTGCGAAAGCAGGCCGTCGATCAGTTCGTCATCGTCACCGACGAAGGGGAGAATACTTCCCCTTACTTGGCCCAGGCGTACCGCAACTACTGCGAGACGCTCCGCCGCACGCCCGACGTCGTCATCGTGCGCGTCGGCATGGCGAGCAACCGGTGCACGTCGAGCCTGCAGGGAGAGCGCGTGCGCGTCGACACTTGGGACTTCGCGGGCGACTACTACGCGCTGCCGAACCTGGTGCCGCTCTTGTCGCGGCCGTCTCGACTCGAGTTGATGCTCGAGATTCTCGATACGCCGCTGCCCGAGCGGAACTGA